A portion of the Bacillus oleivorans genome contains these proteins:
- the yqeK gene encoding bis(5'-nucleosyl)-tetraphosphatase (symmetrical) YqeK: MEREKALNVVKKQLKEERYIHTLGVVETAIKLAERYQVNPLEAELAAIFHDYAKYRPREEMRSIMIQEKMPDTLLQFHHELWHAPVGAYLVKTEVGIENERILDAIRSHTTGRPGMAELEKIIFLADYIEPGRSFPGVEEARKLAEENLDQAVLFALKNTIQFLLNKRQPIYPDTFHTYNYFLLK; the protein is encoded by the coding sequence ATGGAACGTGAGAAAGCATTAAATGTTGTGAAAAAGCAATTAAAAGAAGAACGATATATCCATACTTTAGGGGTAGTAGAGACTGCAATCAAGCTGGCTGAGCGGTATCAGGTTAACCCTCTTGAGGCTGAATTGGCCGCGATATTTCATGATTATGCCAAATATCGGCCAAGGGAAGAAATGCGGTCGATTATGATTCAGGAAAAAATGCCAGACACTTTACTTCAATTTCATCATGAGTTATGGCATGCGCCAGTCGGGGCATACTTAGTAAAAACAGAAGTGGGAATAGAGAATGAACGAATCCTTGATGCAATTCGTTCTCATACAACTGGCAGACCTGGAATGGCCGAATTAGAAAAAATCATTTTTTTAGCTGATTATATTGAGCCCGGTCGCTCATTCCCAGGTGTTGAAGAAGCAAGGAAGCTAGCTGAAGAAAACCTCGATCAGGCTGTTTTATTTGCATTAAAAAATACGATTCAGTTTTTACTGAATAAACGTCAGCCGATCTACCCAGATACTTTTCATACCTACAATTATTTTTTACTTAAATAG
- the rsfS gene encoding ribosome silencing factor, protein MKEIDLLKTVVKAADDKKANDLMILNMQGLSPVADYFVIGHGNSDRQVQAIVKEIKDQVYENGLSIKRLEGYDEAKWILIDLGEIVVHIFQKDERSYYNLERLWGDAPTISVESVLSS, encoded by the coding sequence ATGAAAGAAATAGACCTGTTAAAAACAGTAGTAAAAGCTGCAGATGATAAGAAAGCCAATGATTTAATGATATTAAACATGCAGGGGCTATCTCCGGTAGCTGATTATTTTGTTATTGGCCACGGAAATTCCGACAGACAAGTACAAGCCATTGTCAAAGAAATCAAGGATCAGGTATATGAAAATGGTCTTTCTATAAAAAGGCTTGAAGGATATGATGAGGCAAAATGGATTTTGATCGACCTTGGTGAGATAGTGGTTCATATTTTTCAAAAAGATGAGCGCTCCTACTACAATTTAGAAAGATTATGGGGAGATGCGCCTACCATTTCAGTCGAAAGTGTGTTGTCATCATGA
- a CDS encoding class I SAM-dependent DNA methyltransferase translates to MSYANMALVYDNLMKDAPYDKWVEYVKQQALFFNKSNEQISLVDVGCGTGELAVRLKKDGFHVSGTDLSETMLTIARRKAENLSLTFPLFQQDMTELQVDEKVDMITIFCDSINYLPTKEAVIQTFHSCYAALKNGGLLLLDAHSPYKIDLFLENEPFYEIDEEVTYIWSCSEGENTLEVTHDLTFFLLNPDTNEYQRFDEWHRQKTYQVNEWKGFLQSAGFKILSVTADFTDEPPHEASERIFFCVQK, encoded by the coding sequence ATGAGTTATGCCAATATGGCTTTGGTGTATGATAATTTAATGAAAGATGCTCCTTATGACAAATGGGTAGAATATGTTAAACAGCAGGCACTGTTTTTCAATAAATCCAATGAACAGATCAGTCTAGTTGATGTAGGATGTGGAACAGGGGAACTCGCCGTCCGATTAAAAAAGGACGGCTTTCATGTTTCAGGTACCGACTTATCCGAAACCATGCTAACAATCGCTAGACGAAAGGCAGAGAACCTTAGTCTGACGTTCCCGTTGTTTCAGCAAGATATGACTGAGCTGCAGGTGGACGAGAAAGTAGACATGATAACAATTTTTTGTGATTCGATTAACTATCTGCCGACAAAAGAAGCAGTTATTCAAACCTTTCATTCATGCTACGCTGCCTTGAAAAATGGAGGGCTACTTCTTCTTGATGCCCATTCCCCCTATAAAATAGATTTATTTTTAGAAAACGAGCCATTCTATGAAATTGATGAAGAGGTAACCTATATATGGAGCTGTTCTGAAGGTGAAAACACCCTGGAGGTAACCCACGATTTAACCTTTTTTTTATTAAATCCTGATACAAATGAATATCAGCGTTTCGATGAATGGCATCGTCAAAAAACGTATCAGGTGAATGAGTGGAAGGGGTTTTTACAATCAGCAGGCTTTAAGATTTTATCCGTTACAGCAGATTTTACAGACGAACCTCCTCACGAAGCATCTGAGAGAATCTTTTTCTGTGTACAAAAATAA
- the comER gene encoding late competence protein ComER — protein sequence MRIGVIGTGNMGSILVEAMMDAHAISPSCLSIHNRTRAKAEQLRQEYPELQIFDDVEKLVQTSDCLFICVKPHDIFPLLQQIKPHLQREHCLVSITSPVAVEQLELHVDCSTARIIPSITNRALTGVSLFTFGKKCTDRWKTQLLQLFKGFSKPHEISQNITRVTSDIVSCGPAFYSYITRRFIDGAVRETEIDTETATVLVSEMLIGLGELLRQGHYTLPTLEEKVTVKGGITGEGIKVLEKELNGVFEKLFQATHAKFREDLEKVKEQFNV from the coding sequence ATGCGAATCGGCGTGATTGGTACTGGCAACATGGGGAGTATCCTTGTTGAGGCGATGATGGATGCACACGCGATTTCTCCTTCTTGCTTATCGATTCATAATCGGACACGGGCTAAGGCCGAGCAATTACGGCAGGAATATCCTGAACTTCAGATTTTTGATGATGTAGAAAAATTAGTACAAACTAGTGACTGTTTATTTATATGTGTAAAGCCACACGACATTTTTCCTTTACTTCAACAAATTAAACCTCATTTACAACGAGAGCATTGCCTTGTTTCGATTACAAGTCCTGTTGCTGTTGAACAGCTCGAGCTTCATGTAGATTGTTCTACAGCCAGAATTATTCCAAGTATTACGAATCGGGCATTAACAGGGGTCTCTTTATTCACCTTTGGCAAGAAATGTACGGACCGTTGGAAAACACAATTACTCCAATTGTTTAAGGGATTTTCAAAACCTCACGAAATCTCACAAAATATAACAAGAGTAACATCCGACATAGTTAGCTGCGGCCCTGCTTTTTACAGTTATATAACGAGAAGGTTTATTGATGGGGCAGTGCGGGAAACAGAAATAGATACGGAAACAGCAACGGTACTTGTAAGTGAGATGTTAATTGGATTGGGCGAGCTGCTGAGGCAAGGGCATTATACATTGCCGACATTAGAAGAAAAGGTTACGGTAAAAGGCGGAATAACCGGCGAAGGGATTAAAGTGTTAGAGAAAGAGCTGAACGGAGTATTTGAAAAATTATTTCAAGCCACTCATGCAAAGTTTCGAGAGGATTTAGAGAAAGTAAAGGAACAATTCAATGTATAA
- a CDS encoding helix-hairpin-helix domain-containing protein — MIQENWKKLAFLFLILLLLFLLGNWGQQKAEESWNINEAGAVNSPLSDPAENDKVVGETGTEVLTSKSDMKAVESVVVDIKGAVRNPGVYSVPSDSRLHEVIEKAGGFTAEADPIQVNLALKVWDQMLLYVPVKGETTEVVSPPSNTQLPAPEKINVNTASQSELMELTGIGEKKAEAIIEYREQNGGFQTVEDLLMVPGIGEGILSKIREDISL; from the coding sequence ATGATACAGGAAAATTGGAAAAAACTCGCCTTTTTGTTTTTAATTTTGTTACTCCTGTTTCTTTTAGGCAATTGGGGGCAACAAAAAGCAGAAGAAAGCTGGAACATAAATGAAGCTGGGGCCGTGAATTCTCCATTGTCAGATCCTGCAGAAAACGATAAGGTAGTAGGAGAGACAGGGACAGAAGTGTTAACGTCAAAATCAGATATGAAGGCAGTAGAATCTGTTGTTGTTGACATAAAAGGAGCAGTCCGCAACCCAGGTGTATATTCGGTCCCAAGCGATTCTAGGTTACATGAAGTGATTGAAAAAGCGGGAGGATTTACGGCTGAGGCGGATCCAATCCAGGTAAACCTCGCTTTAAAAGTTTGGGACCAAATGCTTCTATATGTACCCGTAAAAGGGGAAACAACCGAAGTCGTTTCCCCTCCTTCCAATACACAGTTGCCTGCTCCGGAAAAAATCAATGTAAATACAGCATCCCAGTCGGAATTGATGGAGTTGACCGGAATCGGAGAAAAAAAGGCAGAAGCCATCATTGAATATCGGGAACAAAATGGAGGATTTCAAACGGTCGAGGATCTTTTAATGGTACCGGGAATCGGAGAAGGAATTTTGTCGAAAATTCGCGAAGATATAAGCTTATAA